The proteins below are encoded in one region of Equus caballus isolate H_3958 breed thoroughbred chromosome 16, TB-T2T, whole genome shotgun sequence:
- the LOC100065003 gene encoding serine protease 44, with amino-acid sequence MASRGGSLGLMLWLLLLQPRLREAQAGGREAHGGLTPPPPSLPPSEAGCEDPGASLRTPPPEGVPGASGAPDSPVAAVSPLSVAFSPGDSDSYKALAAAQTPAPTETATKLFPSACGHRRMRIVGGMPAPEAKWPWQVSLQVDDNHICGGSLITNWWVLTAAHCIFGHLEYTVKMGDVKVTHTSEMAVKVPVRDIVIHRDYTTFGLIENDIALALLALPMNYSSHIQPICLPEKTFMVPGETECWVTGWGSLRENDPGSKAPVHLQEAEQTIIRYDKCNKKLKKLLERESNVVREGVVCAYNNKGKDSCKGDSGGPLVCEFNDTWFQVGIVSWGFGCGRKGFPGVYTEVSFYKKWIIKQMSQASSRDSTGFFIIPLCLVLPLGVLATL; translated from the exons ATGGCGTCCCGAGGCGGCTCCCTAGGCCTCAtgctctggctcctgctcctTCAGCCCCGGCTCAGGGAGGCGCAGGCTGGCGGTCGAGAGGCGCACGGGGGGCTGACGCCGCCCCCACCCTCTCTGCCCCCGTCGGAGGCCGGCTGCGAGGATCCCGGGGCGAGCCTGCGGACGCCGCCTCCTGAAGGGGTTCCGGGGGCCTCTGGGGCCCCCGACTCCCCTGTGGCCGCGGTGTCCCCTCTTTCGGTGGCGTTttccccaggtgactctgatTCCTACAAGGCTCTGGCAGCCGCACAGACCCCAGCACCAACAGAGACCGCAACAAAGCTGTTTCCTTCAG CATGTGGCCATCGAAGAATGAGGATAGTTGGGGGAATGCCAGCCCCAGAGGCGAAGTGGCCCTGGCAGGTGAGCCTGCAGGTCGATGATAATCACATATGTGGAGGCTCCCTCATCACCAATTGGTGGGTGCTGACCGCGGCCCACTGCATATTTGG CCATCTGGAATACACGGTGAAGATGGGAGATGTAAAAGTGACACATACCTCTGAAATGGCGGTCAAGGTCCCAGTCCGAGACATCGTTATCCACAGAGATTATACTACTTTTGGATTAATTGAAAATGACATTGCCCTTGCTCTGCTTGCCTTGCCTATGAATTACTCCTCGCATATCCAGCCTATATGCCTCCCTGAAAAGACTTTCATGGTGCCAGGTGAAACGGAGTGCTGGGTGACTGGATGGGGAAGCCTAAGAGAAAACG ATCCAGGATCTAAAGCTCCAGTGCACCTTCAGGAAGCTGAGCAAACCATCATACGCTATGACAAATGTAACAAGAAACTGAAGAAACTGCTCGAAAGGGAGAGTAATGTGGTTAGGGAAGGGGTTGTCTGTGCTTACAACAACAAAGGAAAGGATTCCTGCAAG ggAGATTCTGGGGGTCCCCTGGTCTGTGAATTTAATGACACGTGGTTCCAAGTGGGGATTGTGAGCTGGGGCTTTGGCTGTGGTCGCAAAGGATTTCCTGGAGTTTATACAGAAGTTAGTTTCTACAAGAAGTGGATCATTAAGCAAATGAGTCAGGCTTCTTCTCGGGACTCAACAGGCTTCTTCATCATACCCCTGTGTCTGGTGCTGCCCCTGGGCGTCCTGGCAACCCTGTGA